Proteins from one Elgaria multicarinata webbii isolate HBS135686 ecotype San Diego chromosome 3, rElgMul1.1.pri, whole genome shotgun sequence genomic window:
- the ATOX1 gene encoding copper transport protein ATOX1 isoform X2 has translation MPKHEFFVDMTCEGCSNAVTRVLNKLGGVQFEIDLPNKKVSIDSEHNVDTLLGTLKKTGKDASYLGEK, from the exons AAACACGAGTTCTTCGTAGACATGACCTGTGAAGGGTGCTCCAATGCCGTCACCCGTGTACTCAACAAGCTGGGAG GTGTTCAGTTTGAAATTGATTTACCCAACAAGAAAGTGAGCATCGATTCGGAGCACAATGTCGACACCTTGTTGGGTACACTGAAGAAAACTGGGAAAGATGCCTCCTATCTGGGAGAGAAGTAA